One part of the Microbacterium aurugineum genome encodes these proteins:
- a CDS encoding MFS transporter yields MSSVTSKLPRSFVRVGWSGVLVQFAEQVSLAAAPLVAVLVFSASPAQTAVLQVAHTLPFLLFAIPVGLLVDRLNRRTVLIVSESLRAVTLALAIVLLVTEVLTFSQLVLIGFLGAVGTVAFSVAMPAVVPQLVDRDQLIQANRWVELGRSAALIAGPASAGMLASWLGASSAFVVATTLCVLGILLLLRLDIPPQSGAPRRPILRDLREAARFGWSTPVLRTIILTSFGFNIGWFIIQAIFVVYAVDILLMTPVHVGYALAASGVGMAVGAAVSPAITRRLSLGGAALLGPLGGFGAALALAATLVAPTSVLAMLSYFLFGFGPVIWAITTTSIRQAITPVEMLGRVSSLLVVATYGARPVGAALAALVSVFWGTTGCLLLATALFAAQLLYVALSPLAKLRSLQGAAATNADPSGG; encoded by the coding sequence GTGTCTTCGGTAACGAGCAAGCTTCCCCGATCCTTCGTCCGCGTCGGCTGGTCGGGTGTCCTCGTCCAATTCGCCGAGCAGGTGTCCCTCGCCGCCGCGCCGCTGGTCGCTGTGCTGGTCTTCTCAGCCTCCCCGGCTCAGACAGCAGTTCTGCAGGTGGCTCACACGCTCCCGTTCCTGCTCTTCGCAATCCCCGTCGGCTTGCTGGTGGACAGGCTGAACCGCAGAACCGTGCTGATCGTCTCCGAGTCGCTGCGTGCCGTGACCTTGGCGCTGGCCATCGTCCTCCTGGTCACCGAGGTGCTCACGTTCTCACAGCTCGTGCTCATCGGCTTCCTCGGTGCCGTCGGAACCGTGGCGTTCAGCGTCGCGATGCCCGCTGTCGTACCGCAGCTCGTCGATCGGGATCAACTCATCCAGGCGAACCGCTGGGTGGAGCTCGGCCGGAGCGCGGCGCTCATCGCCGGGCCCGCGTCTGCCGGCATGCTCGCGTCGTGGCTCGGCGCATCGAGTGCCTTCGTCGTGGCGACCACACTGTGCGTGCTGGGCATACTGTTGCTTCTCCGCCTCGACATCCCACCGCAGAGCGGCGCACCTCGCCGACCCATCCTGCGTGACCTGCGCGAGGCCGCCCGATTCGGATGGTCGACCCCGGTGCTGCGCACCATCATCCTGACCTCGTTTGGCTTCAACATCGGCTGGTTCATCATCCAGGCGATCTTCGTCGTCTACGCCGTCGACATCCTTCTCATGACGCCGGTGCACGTGGGGTATGCGCTCGCCGCGAGCGGAGTGGGCATGGCCGTGGGCGCAGCCGTCTCGCCCGCGATCACCAGGCGGCTCAGCCTCGGAGGCGCGGCGCTGCTCGGTCCTCTCGGAGGTTTCGGAGCCGCGCTCGCCCTGGCGGCCACACTTGTCGCACCGACGTCCGTGCTCGCCATGCTGAGCTATTTCCTCTTCGGATTCGGGCCGGTGATCTGGGCGATCACGACGACGTCCATCCGTCAGGCGATCACGCCGGTCGAGATGCTGGGGCGCGTCTCCTCCCTTCTCGTCGTGGCGACCTACGGTGCTCGACCGGTCGGCGCGGCACTGGCCGCGCTGGTGAGCGTGTTCTGGGGCACGACAGGATGCCTGCTTCTCGCCACCGCACTGTTCGCTGCGCAGCTGCTCTACGTCGCCCTCTCGCCGTTGGCGAAGCTGCGCTCGCTGCAGGGTGCCGCGGCCACGAACGCGGACCCGTCGGGCGGTTGA
- a CDS encoding aspartate aminotransferase family protein yields the protein MTNFTDRHGAAHPLPAPEAEAQVRADDRGHVFHSWSAQALIDPLPVATGQGSTFWDYQGNAYLDFSSQLVNLNLGHQHPDLVAAIQQQAGHLATIQPSMANDVRGELARLIAEVAPDGLEKVFFTNGGAEANEYAVRMARQFTGRRKVLSMYRSYHGSTSTAISLTGDPRRWANDTVDSGAVRFFGPYLYRSPFHAETPEQESERALAHLEQTIQLEGPQTIAAIIIETVVGTNGVLVPPPGYLQGVRDLCDRYGIVYIADEVMVGFGRLGEWFGIDAFDGRPDLITFAKGVNSGYVPLGGVVISDRIASAFDTMPFAGGLTYSGHPLACAAGVATFEVFRRDGILERVRDLGARVVEPTLRRWEQTHPSVGEVRGRGLFWAIELVRDQETREPLVPFNATGADAAPMGAFAAAAKKAGVWPFTHFNRVHVAPPLVIDEEELVRGLDAIDSALTVTDEVAAG from the coding sequence ATGACGAACTTCACCGACCGCCACGGGGCCGCCCACCCGCTCCCCGCTCCCGAGGCCGAGGCGCAGGTGCGCGCGGACGACCGCGGCCATGTGTTCCACTCCTGGAGCGCGCAGGCACTGATCGACCCGCTGCCCGTCGCCACGGGTCAGGGCTCGACGTTCTGGGACTACCAGGGGAACGCCTACCTCGACTTCTCGAGCCAGCTGGTGAACCTGAACCTCGGGCACCAGCACCCCGACCTGGTCGCCGCGATCCAGCAGCAGGCGGGGCACCTCGCGACCATCCAGCCCTCGATGGCGAACGACGTGCGCGGTGAGCTGGCGCGTCTGATCGCAGAGGTCGCACCCGACGGCTTGGAGAAGGTCTTCTTCACCAACGGCGGCGCCGAGGCCAACGAATACGCGGTGCGCATGGCACGGCAGTTCACCGGCCGGCGCAAGGTGCTCTCGATGTATCGCAGTTACCACGGCTCGACGTCGACGGCGATCTCGCTCACGGGCGACCCGCGTCGCTGGGCCAATGACACGGTCGACTCCGGCGCGGTGCGCTTCTTCGGCCCCTATCTGTACCGTTCGCCGTTCCACGCCGAGACGCCGGAGCAGGAGTCCGAGCGCGCGCTCGCGCACCTCGAACAGACGATCCAGCTGGAGGGGCCGCAGACGATCGCGGCGATCATCATCGAGACCGTCGTGGGCACGAACGGCGTGCTCGTGCCACCGCCCGGCTACCTGCAGGGCGTGCGCGATCTGTGCGATCGCTACGGGATCGTGTACATCGCCGACGAGGTCATGGTCGGATTCGGTCGGCTCGGCGAGTGGTTCGGCATCGACGCGTTCGACGGGCGCCCCGACCTCATCACCTTCGCGAAGGGTGTGAACTCCGGCTACGTGCCGCTGGGCGGGGTCGTGATCTCGGACCGGATCGCGAGTGCCTTCGACACGATGCCGTTCGCCGGCGGGCTGACCTACTCCGGGCACCCGCTCGCGTGCGCGGCCGGGGTCGCGACGTTCGAGGTGTTCCGCCGCGACGGCATCCTGGAGCGCGTGCGCGACCTGGGCGCGCGTGTGGTCGAGCCGACCCTGCGTCGATGGGAGCAGACGCACCCGAGCGTCGGAGAGGTCCGCGGGCGCGGGCTGTTCTGGGCGATCGAGCTTGTGCGCGATCAGGAGACCCGCGAGCCGCTGGTGCCGTTCAACGCGACCGGAGCGGATGCCGCCCCGATGGGTGCTTTCGCCGCGGCCGCCAAGAAGGCCGGCGTCTGGCCGTTCACGCACTTCAACCGGGTGCATGTCGCTCCCCCGCTGGTGATCGACGAAGAGGAGCTGGTGCGCGGTCTGGACGCGATCGACAGCGCGCTGACCGTCACCGACGAGGTCGCCGCCGGCTGA
- a CDS encoding CoA-acylating methylmalonate-semialdehyde dehydrogenase, which translates to MDIVRHVINGVETAEAARTGQVFDPATGEVSKHVALASSAEVESAISAAAAARPAWRETSLIKRADVFFRLRQLLKERTPELAAIVTSEHGKVLSDAAGEVSRGIENVEFAAGLVHLLKGERSEQVARGVDVHSVKQPVGVVAAITPFNFPVMVPLWMIASAIACGNTVVLKPSEKDPSAAVWIAKLFSEAGLPDGVLNVVNGDKEAVDALLESPRVNAVSFVGSTPIARSIYQRASAAGKRVQALGGAKNHMVVMPDADIDAAADAAVSAAYGSAGERCMAVSVLVAVGDIADDLVSAIASRIDGLKIGPGTDAASEMGPLITREHRDKVASYVTGADAEGATVVVDGTQKSFDSEGFFLGVSLIDRVAPGMKVYDDEIFGPVLSVVRVETYAEAVELVNANAYGNGTAIFTRDGGTARQYEFDIEVGMVGVNVPIPVPIGAYSFGGWKDSLFGDSHIYGPESVHFYTRSKVVTTRWPDHTPSQIDLGFPSNH; encoded by the coding sequence GTGGACATCGTCCGTCACGTCATCAACGGAGTGGAGACCGCCGAGGCGGCTCGCACCGGCCAGGTCTTCGATCCCGCCACCGGCGAGGTCTCCAAGCACGTCGCCCTCGCCTCGTCCGCCGAGGTCGAATCCGCCATCTCCGCCGCAGCGGCCGCCCGGCCCGCATGGCGCGAGACGAGCCTGATCAAGCGCGCCGACGTCTTCTTCCGTCTGCGGCAGCTCCTCAAGGAGCGCACCCCCGAACTCGCCGCGATCGTCACGTCCGAGCACGGCAAGGTGCTCTCGGATGCCGCGGGCGAGGTGTCGCGCGGTATCGAGAACGTCGAGTTCGCCGCCGGCCTCGTGCACCTCCTCAAGGGCGAGCGCAGTGAGCAGGTCGCCCGCGGCGTCGATGTCCACTCCGTCAAGCAGCCCGTCGGTGTGGTGGCGGCGATCACGCCCTTCAACTTCCCCGTGATGGTGCCGCTGTGGATGATCGCCTCTGCGATCGCCTGCGGCAACACGGTCGTCCTCAAGCCCAGCGAGAAGGATCCCTCCGCCGCCGTGTGGATCGCGAAGCTGTTCTCCGAGGCCGGGCTTCCTGACGGCGTGCTCAACGTCGTCAACGGCGACAAGGAGGCGGTCGACGCACTCCTGGAGTCGCCTCGGGTGAACGCCGTCAGCTTCGTGGGGTCGACCCCGATCGCCCGCTCGATCTACCAGCGCGCCTCGGCCGCAGGGAAGCGGGTGCAGGCGCTCGGCGGCGCGAAGAACCACATGGTGGTGATGCCGGATGCCGATATCGACGCCGCCGCCGATGCCGCGGTCTCCGCCGCCTACGGTTCTGCCGGGGAACGCTGCATGGCCGTCTCCGTGCTCGTCGCCGTGGGTGACATCGCCGACGACCTGGTCTCTGCGATCGCCTCGCGCATCGACGGCCTGAAGATCGGCCCCGGTACCGATGCCGCGAGCGAGATGGGTCCCCTCATCACGCGCGAGCACCGCGACAAGGTCGCCTCCTACGTGACGGGAGCCGACGCCGAGGGCGCGACGGTCGTCGTGGACGGCACGCAGAAGTCCTTCGATTCCGAGGGGTTCTTCCTCGGCGTCAGCCTGATCGACCGGGTCGCGCCGGGCATGAAGGTCTACGACGATGAGATCTTCGGGCCGGTGCTGTCCGTGGTGCGCGTGGAGACCTACGCCGAAGCGGTCGAGCTCGTGAACGCGAACGCCTATGGCAACGGGACCGCGATCTTCACCCGCGACGGCGGCACCGCACGCCAGTACGAGTTCGACATCGAGGTCGGCATGGTCGGCGTGAACGTCCCGATCCCGGTGCCGATCGGTGCCTACTCGTTCGGCGGATGGAAGGACTCGCTGTTCGGCGACTCGCACATCTACGGTCCCGAGTCGGTGCACTTCTACACCCGCTCCAAGGTCGTCACGACCCGCTGGCCGGACCACACCCCGTCGCAGATCGACCTCGGCTTCCCGAGCAACCACTGA
- a CDS encoding PucR family transcriptional regulator: MSDRQDFASDQTDRPIRATALLTVAEVLAEPVVQAGAPEVLVGGTALDAEVRWAHVSDSAGVARLLDGGELLLSTGAGWPEEADEQRAFVRGLRRAGIAGIVLELGVSHARVPDAVADECAETGLALIVLTSEVKFVAVTEAVHRALISAQTDALSERQRLHELFTALSLQGAPADVVVAETARALGSPVVLQNLAHEVIAVEPLRVPVDEVLARLADDGESVPVQARGVRWGTLSALQGPAHPAGRLTVLEQGATALAFGCLADGGDAEWSILAQSGLIDDLLGARFASPADIAARLAAGGFVFDGHHCHGIVAHGAVSASELAYRARQVGCAVVAARVDSHDVALLSVPASVPFTDAMISRIVGPDRTVFVGPSAEDVLGLLASLRIARDLAAGDHPGAGPRVRRVEDRPLERLVASLRDDHRLHEHSERMLAPLVEHDRERRGDLVDVLAALVAHPGNRSAAAAASHLSRSVFYQRLTLIAELLGADLDDGETLAALHLALTARRSAAHG; this comes from the coding sequence ATGTCAGACCGTCAGGACTTCGCGTCGGATCAGACAGATCGTCCGATCCGTGCCACCGCCCTGCTCACGGTCGCCGAGGTCCTCGCGGAGCCGGTGGTGCAGGCCGGGGCGCCGGAAGTCCTCGTCGGTGGGACCGCACTCGACGCCGAAGTGCGCTGGGCTCACGTCTCCGACAGCGCCGGTGTCGCCCGGCTGCTCGACGGCGGGGAACTGCTGCTGAGCACGGGCGCAGGGTGGCCGGAGGAGGCGGACGAGCAGAGGGCTTTCGTCCGTGGACTGCGTCGCGCGGGCATCGCGGGGATCGTCCTGGAACTCGGCGTCTCGCATGCCCGGGTGCCGGATGCGGTGGCCGATGAGTGCGCCGAGACCGGACTCGCGCTGATCGTGCTGACGAGCGAGGTCAAGTTCGTGGCCGTGACCGAGGCCGTGCATCGAGCGCTGATCTCCGCGCAGACCGACGCCCTCTCCGAGCGTCAGCGCCTGCACGAACTCTTCACGGCGCTCAGCCTCCAGGGCGCTCCGGCGGACGTGGTGGTCGCGGAGACCGCGCGGGCACTGGGGTCTCCGGTGGTGCTGCAGAATCTCGCGCACGAGGTGATCGCCGTCGAACCTCTTCGCGTGCCTGTCGACGAGGTGCTCGCACGGCTCGCCGACGACGGGGAGTCGGTGCCCGTGCAGGCGCGAGGGGTGCGTTGGGGGACCCTGTCAGCGCTGCAGGGCCCCGCGCACCCGGCCGGGCGACTCACGGTGCTCGAACAGGGGGCGACGGCGCTGGCCTTCGGGTGCCTCGCCGACGGGGGCGACGCCGAGTGGTCGATCCTGGCGCAGAGCGGACTCATCGACGACCTGCTCGGAGCGCGGTTCGCGAGCCCCGCCGACATCGCCGCCCGTCTCGCCGCCGGTGGTTTCGTGTTCGACGGGCATCACTGCCACGGCATCGTCGCGCACGGGGCGGTGTCGGCGAGCGAGCTCGCCTATCGGGCGCGTCAGGTGGGGTGCGCGGTGGTCGCGGCCCGCGTGGACTCCCACGATGTCGCGCTGCTCTCGGTGCCGGCATCCGTGCCCTTCACCGATGCCATGATCTCGCGCATCGTGGGCCCCGACCGTACCGTGTTCGTCGGTCCGTCCGCGGAGGACGTCCTCGGACTCCTCGCCTCCCTGCGCATCGCCCGAGACCTCGCGGCGGGGGACCATCCGGGTGCCGGTCCTCGTGTGCGCAGGGTCGAGGACCGTCCCCTCGAACGGCTCGTCGCTTCGTTGCGGGACGATCATCGGCTTCACGAGCACAGCGAACGGATGCTCGCGCCGCTCGTCGAGCATGACCGGGAGCGCCGCGGCGACCTCGTGGATGTGCTGGCGGCGCTCGTCGCACACCCCGGCAACCGGTCAGCAGCGGCGGCAGCGAGCCATCTGTCCCGGTCCGTCTTCTACCAGCGCCTCACCCTGATCGCTGAGCTTCTGGGTGCCGACCTCGACGACGGGGAGACCCTCGCGGCGCTGCACCTCGCCCTCACCGCACGGCGGAGCGCTGCGCACGGTTGA
- a CDS encoding aspartate aminotransferase family protein gives MNTARTTPSESALQTMAKDHLWMHFTRQSTMAESGVPIIVKGEGHRIWDAKGKEYFDGLAGLFVVNAGHGRRRLAEAAAAQASELSFFPLWSYAHPAAIELADRLADEAPGDLNRVFFSTGGGEAVETAFKLAKHYWKLQGKPTKHKVISRAVAYHGTPQGALAITGIPAMKSMFEPVTPGGFRVPNTNFYRAAEMGGPADDLEAFGRWAADRIEEMILFEGADTVAAVFLEPVQNSGGCFPPPPGYFARVREICDRHDVLLVSDEVICAFGRLGHTFACTGLGYVPDMITCAKGMTSGYSPIGATIISDRIYEPFSHGDVSFPHGYTFGGHPVSAAVALENLAIFDEEGLNAHVRENSPLFRAELEKLLDLPLVGDVRGDGYFFGIELVKDKGTKETFDDAESERLLRGFLSPALFEAGLYCRADDRGDPVIQLAPPLTVGPSEFREIEQILRDVLTRAQSAL, from the coding sequence ATGAACACCGCCCGCACCACTCCCTCGGAGTCCGCACTGCAGACGATGGCGAAGGACCATCTGTGGATGCACTTCACGCGCCAGTCGACGATGGCCGAGTCCGGTGTGCCGATCATCGTGAAAGGCGAAGGCCACCGGATCTGGGATGCGAAGGGCAAGGAGTACTTCGACGGGCTCGCCGGCCTGTTCGTCGTGAACGCCGGGCACGGTCGACGTCGGCTGGCCGAGGCCGCTGCCGCACAGGCATCCGAGTTGTCGTTCTTCCCTCTGTGGTCCTATGCCCACCCGGCGGCGATCGAGCTGGCCGACCGTCTCGCCGACGAGGCGCCCGGTGACCTCAACCGCGTCTTCTTCTCGACGGGTGGCGGCGAGGCCGTCGAGACCGCGTTCAAGCTGGCCAAGCACTACTGGAAGCTGCAGGGGAAGCCCACCAAGCACAAGGTCATCTCGCGCGCGGTCGCCTACCACGGCACTCCGCAGGGAGCGCTGGCGATCACCGGCATCCCGGCGATGAAGTCGATGTTCGAGCCGGTCACGCCCGGAGGCTTCCGCGTGCCCAACACGAACTTCTACCGGGCGGCCGAGATGGGAGGACCCGCCGACGACCTCGAAGCCTTCGGGCGGTGGGCGGCCGATCGCATCGAGGAGATGATCCTGTTCGAGGGAGCCGACACGGTCGCCGCGGTCTTCCTGGAGCCGGTGCAGAACTCGGGTGGGTGCTTCCCTCCCCCTCCCGGCTACTTCGCCCGGGTGCGCGAGATCTGCGACCGCCACGATGTCCTGCTCGTCTCGGACGAGGTCATCTGCGCGTTCGGTCGCCTCGGCCACACGTTCGCCTGCACGGGGCTCGGGTATGTGCCCGACATGATCACCTGCGCCAAGGGGATGACGAGCGGGTACTCCCCGATCGGCGCGACGATCATCAGCGACCGCATCTACGAGCCGTTCTCGCACGGCGATGTGTCGTTCCCGCACGGCTACACGTTCGGCGGGCACCCCGTCTCGGCTGCGGTCGCGCTGGAGAACCTCGCGATCTTCGACGAGGAGGGACTCAACGCCCACGTGCGTGAGAACTCGCCGCTCTTCCGCGCCGAGCTCGAGAAGCTGCTCGACCTGCCGCTGGTCGGCGACGTCCGCGGGGACGGCTACTTCTTCGGCATCGAACTCGTCAAGGACAAGGGCACGAAGGAGACCTTCGACGATGCCGAGTCCGAGCGTCTGCTGCGCGGCTTCCTCTCCCCCGCACTGTTCGAGGCCGGTCTGTACTGCCGCGCCGACGACCGCGGCGACCCCGTCATCCAGCTCGCCCCTCCGCTCACGGTGGGCCCTTCGGAGTTCCGTGAGATCGAGCAGATCCTCCGGGACGTGCTGACCCGCGCGCAGTCCGCACTGTAG
- a CDS encoding Lrp/AsnC family transcriptional regulator codes for MGSVKKHPPLDAISKTIIELLQEDGRRSYSDIGRVVGLSEAAVRQRVQRLTESGVMQIVAVTDPMQLGFPRQALIGIRVSGDTRHVAEAVAAIDAVDYVVITVGSFDVLAEVVCEDDDDLLALINDTIRPIDGVLSTETFIYAKLQKQLYNWGTR; via the coding sequence ATGGGTTCGGTGAAGAAACATCCCCCTCTCGATGCGATCTCCAAGACGATCATCGAGTTGCTCCAAGAAGACGGCCGTCGCTCCTACTCCGACATCGGACGTGTCGTCGGGTTGAGCGAGGCTGCCGTACGTCAGCGGGTGCAGCGGCTCACCGAGTCCGGCGTGATGCAGATCGTCGCCGTGACCGACCCGATGCAGCTCGGCTTCCCGCGCCAGGCCCTGATCGGCATCCGCGTCTCCGGCGACACGCGCCACGTCGCCGAGGCCGTCGCGGCGATCGATGCGGTCGACTACGTGGTCATCACGGTCGGCTCCTTCGACGTGCTCGCCGAGGTTGTCTGCGAAGACGACGACGACCTGCTGGCACTGATCAACGACACCATCCGGCCGATCGACGGAGTCCTCTCCACCGAGACCTTCATCTACGCGAAGCTGCAGAAGCAGCTCTACAACTGGGGGACCAGATGA
- a CDS encoding acyl-CoA dehydrogenase family protein has protein sequence MNDFDPTTFLPDDLLDRIRERAPIHDRENTFPQQDLEDLRDAGYLSILVPTERGGAGLGLAEAAILQQRLAGAAPATALAINMHLVWTGVAKVFSDRGVPGLEFVQDGAVAGEVFAFGISEGGNDLVLFGSDTDAVPDGDGGYAFTGTKIFTSLAPVWTRLGLHGLDTTSADAPQLVFAFIDRTDAVTTSDDWDTLGMRATQSRTTRLDGAVAEADHVVRRIPPGPSPDPIVFGIFSVFEILLASVYTGIAHRALELAVATAQKRHSKKTGAAYSQDPDIRWRIADMSIAYDALPPQIAALARDVDDRVDHGARWFPLLSGVKHRAITMAKQVVDEAMLVAGGGSYFSANELSRLYRDVLAGAFHPSDPESAHSTAASALLGPIES, from the coding sequence ATGAACGACTTCGATCCCACGACCTTCCTGCCCGACGACCTCCTCGACCGCATCCGCGAACGCGCTCCGATCCACGACCGCGAGAACACCTTCCCCCAACAGGACCTCGAGGATCTGCGCGACGCGGGCTACCTGTCGATCCTGGTGCCGACGGAACGCGGCGGCGCGGGGCTCGGCCTCGCCGAGGCCGCGATCCTGCAGCAGCGCCTCGCGGGCGCCGCACCAGCGACGGCCCTCGCGATCAACATGCACCTGGTGTGGACCGGCGTCGCGAAGGTCTTCTCCGATCGCGGGGTCCCCGGCCTGGAGTTCGTGCAGGACGGCGCGGTCGCGGGCGAGGTCTTCGCCTTCGGCATCAGCGAAGGAGGCAACGACCTGGTCCTGTTCGGCAGCGACACCGACGCAGTGCCGGACGGCGACGGGGGCTATGCGTTCACCGGAACCAAGATCTTCACCTCCCTCGCTCCGGTGTGGACGCGACTCGGCCTGCACGGACTCGACACCACGAGCGCCGATGCTCCGCAGCTCGTGTTCGCCTTCATCGACCGGACGGATGCGGTGACGACGTCCGACGACTGGGACACGCTGGGCATGCGGGCCACGCAGAGCCGCACCACGCGACTGGACGGCGCCGTGGCGGAGGCCGATCACGTGGTGCGCCGCATTCCGCCCGGGCCCAGCCCCGACCCCATCGTGTTCGGCATCTTCTCGGTGTTCGAGATCCTGCTGGCCTCGGTCTACACCGGCATCGCGCACCGTGCCCTCGAGCTCGCGGTCGCGACCGCGCAGAAGCGGCACTCCAAGAAGACCGGCGCGGCATACAGCCAGGATCCCGACATCCGCTGGCGCATCGCCGACATGTCGATCGCCTACGACGCGCTCCCTCCCCAGATCGCCGCACTCGCCCGTGACGTCGACGACCGCGTCGATCACGGGGCGCGCTGGTTCCCCCTGCTGTCCGGCGTCAAGCACCGCGCGATCACGATGGCGAAGCAGGTCGTGGACGAGGCGATGCTGGTCGCGGGCGGCGGCTCCTACTTCTCGGCGAACGAGCTGTCGCGGCTCTACCGGGACGTCCTGGCCGGCGCGTTCCACCCGTCAGACCCGGAATCCGCGCACTCCACTGCGGCGAGCGCGTTGCTGGGACCGATCGAAAGCTGA
- a CDS encoding alpha/beta fold hydrolase yields the protein MPAPLTLPRIAWGSPTASRRALLVHGLGSSGALMWRLGNALATAGWHATAVDLRGHGDAPRSLDYSVAAYGADLAATQPDDGGPWDAVIGHSLGGAASTVAAAAAPEWTRRLVLIDPAIHVDGHDAAIVRKSQERAFADTRLEVVQEEHPHWHPQDHELKIDAVRRASAWAVEQTSAQNQPWDVRADAARLTVPTHVIGADPAVYSIFTGALAKEVLAANPQITLSVVEGAGHSLHRDRPDESIRQLLEALA from the coding sequence CGGCGGGCTCTCCTGGTCCACGGTCTCGGTTCCTCCGGCGCTCTGATGTGGCGCCTCGGCAATGCTCTCGCCACGGCGGGCTGGCATGCGACGGCCGTCGACCTCCGCGGACACGGCGACGCCCCGCGGTCCCTCGACTACAGCGTCGCCGCGTATGGTGCCGATCTCGCGGCGACACAGCCCGATGACGGCGGCCCCTGGGACGCGGTCATCGGTCATTCGCTCGGAGGCGCCGCCAGCACAGTCGCCGCGGCAGCCGCTCCGGAGTGGACGCGGCGCCTGGTCCTGATCGATCCCGCGATCCACGTCGACGGGCACGATGCCGCCATCGTCAGGAAGAGCCAGGAGCGCGCGTTCGCGGACACACGACTCGAGGTCGTGCAGGAGGAGCATCCGCACTGGCATCCGCAGGATCACGAGCTCAAGATCGACGCGGTACGGCGCGCAAGCGCATGGGCGGTCGAGCAGACCAGCGCCCAGAATCAGCCGTGGGACGTACGAGCCGATGCCGCGCGCCTCACGGTGCCGACCCATGTGATCGGCGCCGACCCCGCCGTCTACAGCATCTTCACGGGTGCCCTCGCGAAGGAGGTCCTCGCGGCGAACCCGCAGATCACCCTGTCCGTCGTCGAGGGTGCCGGACATTCCCTGCACCGTGACCGCCCCGACGAATCCATCCGGCAGCTTCTGGAGGCACTGGCATGA